TTAGATGGTATAAAAATAAAAATGGAATTCAAACAGATGGATTTACTAATGAAATTCCTTTTAATATTGATATTGTCAACTCATTTTCTTTTGAATATTTAGACTATTGCTTTTAAATAAAAACAGCCTATCGAAATCTGATAGGCTGTTTTTTATTCATAATGATTAAGAAAAATTAATCTTCTTTCTTATCTTCTCTTGGTTTTCTGTCGTCTCTGCGATTGTCTCTATTGCGATTATCACGTCCACGATTGTCACGACCTCTGTTGTCACGTCCATTACGATTGTTATCTCTTGGAGGTCTTTCTACATAACCTTCTGGTTTTGGTAAAATCGCCTTACGAGATACTTTTTCTTTACGGGTACGTTTATCAATACCAAAGTATTTTACATCAAACACATCGCCCATGTTTACCACATCTGATACATTTTCTGTGCGTTCCCATGCCAATTCAGAAACGTGTAAAAGTACCTCATTTCCTGGTGCTTCCATATATTCTACAACAGCACCAAAATCTAACATTTTGATGACTTTTACTTCATATACGCTTCCAACTTCTGGCTTAAATAATAATGAATCTATTTTTGCCATTACAGCATCAATACCCGTTTTGCCTACTCCTAAAATTTCAACAATACCTTCTTCAGTAACTGGGTCTTCATTAATAACGATAGTTGTCTCAGTTTCTTTTTGCATTTCCTGAATCACTTTTCCACCAGGACCAATTAAGGCTCCGATAAATTCGTTAGGAATGCGACGCGTAATCATAGTTGGTGCGTGATCCTTAACTTCAGCATTTGGTGTTGCAATTGTATCAGTTAATTTTTCTAAGATATGTAAACGACCATCACGAGCTTGTTGTAGTGCATTCACTAAAATCTCGTAGCTTAATCCTTTTACTTTAATATCCATTTGACAAGCAGTAATTCCATCTGCTGTACCAGTTACTTTAAAGTCCATATCACCTAAGTGATCTTCATCTCCTAAGATATCTGAAAGTACAGCGTATTTTCCAGAGTCTGCATCGGAAATTAATCCCATAGCAATACCAGAAACTGGCTTTGTCATTTGTACACCAGCATCCATCATAGCCATTGTACCAGCACAAACTGTAGCCATAGAAGACGAACCGTTAGATTCTAATACTTCAGACACAACTCTTACTGTGTAAGGGCAATCATCTGGCACCATGCCTTTTAATGCACGTTGTGCTAAGTTACCATGTCCAACTTCACGACGTGATGTTCCGCGGATTGGTCTAGCTTCACCTGTACAGAATGGTGGAAAGTTATAATGTAAATAGAAACGCTCTTCACCTTCTTGAGATGGCATATCTATTTGGTTAGCATCTCTAGATGTACCTAAAGTTACTGTAGCTAATGCTTGTGTTTCTCCACGCGTAAAAACAGAGGAGCCATGTGTTGATGGTAAGTAATCTACCTCACACCAAATAGGTCTAATATCTGTCGTTTTACGACCGTCTAAACGTAAACCTTCGTCTAATGTTAAGTTACGAATCGCTTCTTTTTGTGCTTTAGCAACATATTTGTGGATGAGTTTTCCTAAGTCTGCTTGTTCTTCTTCAGAGAAAGCATTGAACACCTCTTCTTTAATTTCAGAGAATTTAGCGCCGCGTTCATGTTTTGCAGAGCCTGCTTTTGCAATAGCATATGTTTTGTCATATACCATATCATGAATTTTCTTGGCTAATTCTTCGTCAGCACGTTCTGGCTCATATTCACGTACTTCTTTTTTACCAACAGCTTCGGCCAAACGCACTTGAGCAGCACATTGTACTTTGATATGCTCGTGCGCAAATTTGATTGCATCTGCCATTTCTTCTTCTGAAATCTCATCCATTTCACCTTCAACCATCATCACAGAATCGGCAGAAGCACCAATCATCATATCGATGTCTGATTCTTCTAACTGTGCTAATGTCGGGTTAATGATAAATTCGCCATTGATGCGTCCAACTCTGGCTTCAGAAATTGGGCATTCAAATGGAAAATCTGATAATTGAATCGCTGCAGAAGCAGCTAAACCTGCCATTGCATCTGGCATAACGTTTGGGTCATGAGACATTAACTGAATCATTACCTGAGTTTCTGAATGGTAATCTTTTGGAAATAATGGACGTAAAACACGGTCTACTAAACGCATTGTTAATACTTCACCATCACTTGGACGTGCTTCTCTTTTAAAGAAACCGCCTGGATAGCGACCAGCTGCTGCAAATTTTTCGCGGTAATCTACTGTTAACGGTAAAAAGTCAACATCGTTTTGATGGTAGTTGGAAACAACTGTACATAATAACATACATTTTCCTGATTGCACAACAACGCTACCATGAGCTTGTTTTGCTAGTTTTCCGGTTTCGATAGAAATTTCTCTACCATCACCAAGGTCAATAACCTCTTTGTAAGTCTTTGGAATCATAAATTTTTAATTCACGCTTTGATATTAAACTATCAAAGTCTTGTTAAACAATGGTCGTTGTGTTGTTGTGTGTAGTTGTTGTAAATGACATTTAATGTCTGACCAATGAAAAACTGTATTTAGCTTCTTCAACTCGAATTTTAGACGCTTTCGATTGCGTTGTATAGTAATAAAAAACCACGCTGTTAGGCGTGGTCTTTTTATTTAGATTATTTTCTTAATCCTAATTCTTTAACTATTGCACGATATCTTAAAATATCTTTCTTAGTTAAATAGTCAAGTAATGCGCGACGCTTACCTACTAATTTTACTAAAGAACGCTCAGTGTTATAATCCTTACGGTTATTTTTTAAGTGTTCAGTTAAATGGTTAATTCGTGCTGTAAATAAAGCAATTTGTCCTTCTGCAGAACCTGTGTCGTTTGCACCTTTTCCGTGCTTTGCAAAAATTTTTGCTTTTTCTTCTTTTGTAACGTACATGCTAATATTATTGTAAATGATTGTTATGTATTCTGAAAGTCGTTCTTTCAGGCGGCAAATATAAGAAAATTAAAATATTAACAAATCGAACATGATATTTATTTGACTTTTTTTGAGTCCTTACTAAACCTTTTTAAAAATGTAAAGTCTTAAAAGCATGTTAACAACTAAAATTAATCCTACTCAATTGTTATTTCATTTTAGTGCACATAAGATGAGACGCAATTATGATTTTACATTAACAACTTAAACATTTTAATCATGAAACACTTTAAATGTATTACAAAATCTGCTTTGGCAGTATTAATTATAGGACTACTATTTAGTTCTTGCTCAGATAATAATGAGGATTTACAAATCGATGACTCGGCAAATGACGCTATCGAGTTATCACGGGCATCAGAGGTAGACGCTGCTAGCTCTTCTATGACAGATATAGTTACTGAAGTATTTGAATTCGATGAAGCAAATCCTAATGGAAGAGTGCAACCACTAGCATTACCAGATTGTGTAACTATTACGGTTGTTGCACAACAAGCCTTTAGAGAAGTTACTATAGATTTTGGAAATGAAGGTTGTTTAGTGAGAGGACATGTTCTTAAAGGACAAATCGTTTTCTCTTATACTAGAGATATTGAAGCTCAGGAAGTATTGATTACTTACAACCTTATTGATTTTTACTTTGATAATAAAAACGTATTAGGAAGTCGAACTATTTTAAGAGAGAAAGAAAATGATAATGGAAATCCACAGTTTACTCACAATTTAGACTTAACTGTGATTTGGCCGAATGGTGTACAAGCTTCTAGAACAGGAACTAAAGTTAGAGAATGGGTTGAAGGTTTTGGTAGCGGAAATTTTAGTGATAACGTTTTTGAAGTTTCGGGAGATTGGACAACAACCTTCGTAAATGGTAACTCTCACACTTATGAAGTGATGACGCCTCTACGACGGGAAGTCATTTGTACTTATTTTGTGAGCGGTACTGTCGAGGTACAACGCACAAATTTTGGTGGAACTTTTGATTACGGTAATGGAGATTGCGATAATCAAGCATCATTTACCTTTAACAATGGTACCGAGATTAATATAACTCTGAATTGATTTTAGTTTGTTTGATTGAGTTTTGAAAAGAAAAAAGTGAGCCGATTGGCTCGCTTTTTTTATGTTCTTAAAGGTTGATTTTTTATTAAATCTATATAAAGATTCACCTTATTTTTTAATTCTTTTCTATGTGTGATAAAATCTAAGAAACCATGCTCCAGTAAAAATTCTGAAGTTTGAAAGCCTTCAGGTAATTCTTTTCCTGTTGTGTCTCTTACAACTCGTGGTCCTGCAAAACCAATTAACGCACCTGGTTCAGAGATATTAATATCGCCCAGCATAGCAAAAGATGCTGTTGTACCACCAGTTGTAGGGTCAGTACACAAAGAGATGTATGGTATTCCTGCATCAGCTAGTTGTGCTAATTTTGCAGATGTTTTTGCTAATTGCATTAAGGACAATGCTGCTTCCATCATACGTGCACCACCAGATTTACTAATAATCATAAATGGCAGTTTTTTCTTTAAAGCGTAATCAGCTGCTCTAGCAATTTTCTCTCCAACGACACTACCCATTGAGCCTCCGATAAAGGCAAAATCCATACACGCAATTACCAGGTCATTACCTTTAGATTTACCA
This DNA window, taken from Winogradskyella sp. PC-19, encodes the following:
- a CDS encoding polyribonucleotide nucleotidyltransferase → MIPKTYKEVIDLGDGREISIETGKLAKQAHGSVVVQSGKCMLLCTVVSNYHQNDVDFLPLTVDYREKFAAAGRYPGGFFKREARPSDGEVLTMRLVDRVLRPLFPKDYHSETQVMIQLMSHDPNVMPDAMAGLAASAAIQLSDFPFECPISEARVGRINGEFIINPTLAQLEESDIDMMIGASADSVMMVEGEMDEISEEEMADAIKFAHEHIKVQCAAQVRLAEAVGKKEVREYEPERADEELAKKIHDMVYDKTYAIAKAGSAKHERGAKFSEIKEEVFNAFSEEEQADLGKLIHKYVAKAQKEAIRNLTLDEGLRLDGRKTTDIRPIWCEVDYLPSTHGSSVFTRGETQALATVTLGTSRDANQIDMPSQEGEERFYLHYNFPPFCTGEARPIRGTSRREVGHGNLAQRALKGMVPDDCPYTVRVVSEVLESNGSSSMATVCAGTMAMMDAGVQMTKPVSGIAMGLISDADSGKYAVLSDILGDEDHLGDMDFKVTGTADGITACQMDIKVKGLSYEILVNALQQARDGRLHILEKLTDTIATPNAEVKDHAPTMITRRIPNEFIGALIGPGGKVIQEMQKETETTIVINEDPVTEEGIVEILGVGKTGIDAVMAKIDSLLFKPEVGSVYEVKVIKMLDFGAVVEYMEAPGNEVLLHVSELAWERTENVSDVVNMGDVFDVKYFGIDKRTRKEKVSRKAILPKPEGYVERPPRDNNRNGRDNRGRDNRGRDNRNRDNRRDDRKPREDKKED
- the rpsO gene encoding 30S ribosomal protein S15, translated to MYVTKEEKAKIFAKHGKGANDTGSAEGQIALFTARINHLTEHLKNNRKDYNTERSLVKLVGKRRALLDYLTKKDILRYRAIVKELGLRK
- the accD gene encoding acetyl-CoA carboxylase, carboxyltransferase subunit beta; translation: MAWFKRKDKGIQTSTEEKKDTPKGLWYKSPTGKIVDTKELAQNFYVSPEDGYHVRIGSKEYFEILFDDNKFKELDAGLSSKDPLKFEDTKKYPDRLKAAQAKTNLTDAVRCAVGKSKGNDLVIACMDFAFIGGSMGSVVGEKIARAADYALKKKLPFMIISKSGGARMMEAALSLMQLAKTSAKLAQLADAGIPYISLCTDPTTGGTTASFAMLGDINISEPGALIGFAGPRVVRDTTGKELPEGFQTSEFLLEHGFLDFITHRKELKNKVNLYIDLIKNQPLRT